The following nucleotide sequence is from Solidesulfovibrio carbinolicus.
CGCAACACCGGAAACATGGCGTAGATTTCGTCAAGGTCGGCGGCCACCTCGCGGTGGCGAAACTTGGTGTAGGCCCCTAAAAGCAGATTGTCGGCCACGGACAAGGGGCCAAAGACGAGCCGGCGCTCGGGCACATGGGACAGGCCCAGGCGCACGATGCGCTCGGGTTTTTCAGCCTCGATGCGCTTGCCGTCGAATTCGATCTCGCCGCCCGAGACGCGCTCGACGCCGGAAATGGCGGAGAGCAGCGTGGTTTTGCCCGCGCCGTTGGCCCCGATAAGGGCGACGATCTCGCCCGAGGCCACGTGCAAGGACACCCGACGCACGGCGTGCACCCGGCCATAGTGAATATCAACGTTACGCAGGGTCAGCATAGGAAGAGTGCCTCCGGCGGCCAGGAGAGGCGCTGCCTCTCCTGGACCTCTCCGCCGGGGGCCTCAGGCCCCCGGACCCCCGATATGGGGTATGGTGTCCTGCCTGGGGATGGCCCAGGACAGGGGGTCGTTTTCCTGTCGCGTCCGCGAAAAGCGTGTGCGTTGTTCGCGGGGAATGCGATGAAACCAGTAATTTCTAAAAAAATACTATCGTATTTTTCAGGGGTGACGCTAGTCGTCCTCGCCGAGGTAGGCCTTGATGACTTCGGGATTGGCCTGGATTTCCTCGGGCGTGCCGGCGGCCAGGGGATGGCCGAAATGCAGCACCGTCACATAGTCGCTCACGCTCATGACCAGCTCCATGTCGTGTTCGACCAGGCCCACGGCCACGCCGCGGCGGTCGCGGATGGCCCGGATGAGGACGCCCAGTTCGGCGGTTTCCTTGGAATTGAGCCCGGCGGCCGGTTCGTCGAGAAGCAGGAGCTTGGGCGAGGCGGCCAAGGCCCGGGCCATTTCCAGCAGCCGCTGCTTGCCGTAGGGCAGATCCCCGGCCGGGGCGTTGGCGAGGTCGGCCAGCCCGACGAACTCCAGGCAGTCCAGGGCCGCCTCCCGGCATTCCCGCTCGGCCCGGCGGAAACCGGGCGTGCGCAACAGGCTTGCGGCCACGGAATAGCGCGTGAGCGCATGCCGGCCGGCCATGACGTTTTCCAGCACCGACATGGAGGTGAAGACTTCGAGGTTCTGGAAGGTGCGCACCACGCCGGCTTCGGCCCGCTTGTGGGGCGGCAGGCCCGAGATGTCGGCTCCGCCGAGCAGCACCGCGCCGGAGGTCAGGGGCACCATGCCGGTGATGGCGTTTAGAAGCGTGGTCTTGCCCGCGCCGTTGGGGCCAATCAGTGCCGTCACCGTGCCCGGGGCGATGGCGAAGTCGGCGTCGGTGAGGGCATGGATGCCGCCGAAACGGACGGTGGCGGCCGTAACGTCCAGCAGGGCGGCGGTCATGACGCGCCTGCCTTGCGGCGAAGCCGTCTGGTCAGGCGCGACAGGCCCCCGGCCAGGCCGTCGGGCAAAAACATGATGGTGAGCACCAAAATGGCTCCGTAAACAAGGATGTCGATGTCCTCGAATTCCCGCAGCGCCTCGGGCAGGGCGGTCAAAAAGAGCGCGCCGGCAACCGAGCCCCAGACGCTGGCCATGCCGCCGAGCACCACCATGACCACAAGCTGCACGGAAAAGCCGAAACCAAACGAGGCAGGGGCGATGAAGCTTAAGTAGTGGGCGTAGAGCACGCCGGCCAGTCCGGCCAGGGCGGCGGACAGGACAAAGACGAAGCGTTTGTGGGCGGCGATGTCCACGCCCAGGCTCGCGGCCGCTTTCTCAGACACGTGCAAGGCCCGAAGCGCCCGGCCGGTGCGGGATTTCATGAGGTTAAGCGAGAGCAGCACCACAAAGGTCAGCACCACGGCCATGAGGTTGTAGTAGCTGTGGTCGGAGGTGAATTCGTAGCCGAAAAGCGCCAGACGCGGGATGCCGACATAGCCCGACGGGCCGCCGGTGGCGTCCACGGCTTCGTTGAAGACGATGGAGACGATGATGCCAAAGCCCAGGGTGGCCATGGCCAGGTAATGGCCCTTGAGCTTGAGGGTTGGCGCGGCCACGATCCAGGCCACGACGGTGGCCAGGGACACGCCGATGGCCATGCCGGCCGGGATGGGCAGGCCGAAGCGGGAGGTGGCGATGGCCGTGGCGTAGGCCCCCAGGCCATAAAAGGCGGCGTGGCCCAGGGACACCTGGCCGGCATACCCCATAAGGAGATTGAGGCCCACGGCGATGACGGCGTTAAGCGCCCCCAGGATGCAGATGCTCAAGTAGTATTCGTTGGGCAGCGTGTAGGGCAGGGCCAGGAGCAGCAACAGGAAAAGGGCCGCCTGGGCGGCGTTTTGGCCAAGGACGGGCAGCTTCATACGCGCTCCACGCCGGCCTTGCCGAAAAGTCCCGAAGGCCGCACGAAAAGGAGCAGCAGCAACACCACGAAGGCGAACGCGTCCTTGTAGCCCGAGGCGATGTAGCCCGCGCCAAAGGATTCGAGCACGCCCAGCACCAGCCCGCCGGCGGCCGCGCCAAAGGGATTGCCCAGGCCGCCCAGGATGCAGGCGGCAAAGCCCTTGAGGCCAAGCATCATGCCGACGTCATAGGCGGTCATGGTGATGGGGGCCAGGATGGCCCCGGCCGTGGCCCCGATGAGTCCGCTTATGGCAAAGGAGAGGAGCGCCATGCGGGCCACGGAGATGCCCACTAAGCTGGCGGCCTTTTTCTGGCAGGAGCAGGCCAGCATGGCCTTGCCCTGGATGGTGGCGGTGAAAAAGAGCTTGAGCGCCGCGAGCAGGGCCAGGGTCACGGCCAGCACCCACAGGCTCTGGGGCTGGATGGCCGCGCCCAGGGCCAGGATGGGGGCCGTGCCGCTAAAGGCCGGCAGGGCGTGGGTGTCCTTGCCAAAGGCCAGCATGGCCCCGCCGCGCAGCAGGATGGAGACGCCGATGGTGATGATGACGGCGTTAATGGCCGGCGCGCCGGCGATGGGCCGGATGGCCAGGCGTTCCATGAGGCCGCCGATGGCGGCCGTGGCCAGACAGGCCAGCACGATGGCCAGGGGCAGGGGCAGCCCCACCCCCAGCAAACACACCGAGAGCATTCCGCCGAGCATCACGAACTCGCCCTGGGCGAAGTTGATGATGCCGGTGGTGTTGAAGATCATCGTAAACCCGAGCCCGATCAGGCCATAGGCGGCCCCCTGGGTGAGTCCGGAAACGAGGTATTGGGGCGCGCCGGCAAACATCGTTACTGACCGACAATAACCCAGTCGCCCTTGTCGATGCCGAGCATGATGAAGGCGTCGGGGCCAAGACCGGCATGGTCCTCGGGGGTGAAGCTGAAAATGCCGCCGATGCCGGGGAAGTTTTGGATCTTCTCCAGGGCGTCGCGGATGGCCTCGGGTTTGTCGGAGCCGGCGTTGGCGATGGCTTTGACGGCCAGATGCAGCGAATCGTAGCCATGCCCGCCAAAGGTGGATACCGGGGCCTTGAAGCGCTCGTCATAGGCCTTGGCGTAGCCCACGAGCAGGGCCTTTTCTTTGTCCGTGTCGGGCAGCTTGTCGGCGGCGGTGATCTTGCCGGCCGGCAGCAGCAGGCCCTCGGCGGCCTCGCCGGCCAGCTCGATGAACTTCTTGGAGGCCACGCCGTGGCTCATGTACAGCGGGGTCTTGATGCCGAGCTGGACGCGGTTCTTGGCGACAACGGCCGGTCCGGGGTTGGTGCCCCAGCAGATGACGGCGTCCGGGGACGCGCCCTGGATCTTGGTCAGCTGGGCGGTCATGTCCGTGTCCTTGGGACCAAAAACCTCGTCGGCCACCAGCTCGAAGCCCTCGGCCGGGACGAGTTCTTTCAGCACCTCGCGGCCGGCCTGGCCGAAGCCG
It contains:
- a CDS encoding ABC transporter substrate-binding protein encodes the protein MRVKAILTALCALCAATCAFAAEPVRLGAVLSVTGPASFLGEPEKNTILMEVDKINAAGGVLGRPVEVVILDDETDVNKAVLAVDRLIKKENVAAILGPTTSGNSLAVMGKAAAAKIPLISCSAAEKITKPVSPYIFKVAPSDRLAVARILTHAKAKGYKKLAILTVSDGFGQAGREVLKELVPAEGFELVADEVFGPKDTDMTAQLTKIQGASPDAVICWGTNPGPAVVAKNRVQLGIKTPLYMSHGVASKKFIELAGEAAEGLLLPAGKITAADKLPDTDKEKALLVGYAKAYDERFKAPVSTFGGHGYDSLHLAVKAIANAGSDKPEAIRDALEKIQNFPGIGGIFSFTPEDHAGLGPDAFIMLGIDKGDWVIVGQ
- a CDS encoding ABC transporter ATP-binding protein produces the protein MTAALLDVTAATVRFGGIHALTDADFAIAPGTVTALIGPNGAGKTTLLNAITGMVPLTSGAVLLGGADISGLPPHKRAEAGVVRTFQNLEVFTSMSVLENVMAGRHALTRYSVAASLLRTPGFRRAERECREAALDCLEFVGLADLANAPAGDLPYGKQRLLEMARALAASPKLLLLDEPAAGLNSKETAELGVLIRAIRDRRGVAVGLVEHDMELVMSVSDYVTVLHFGHPLAAGTPEEIQANPEVIKAYLGEDD
- a CDS encoding branched-chain amino acid ABC transporter permease, yielding MKLPVLGQNAAQAALFLLLLLALPYTLPNEYYLSICILGALNAVIAVGLNLLMGYAGQVSLGHAAFYGLGAYATAIATSRFGLPIPAGMAIGVSLATVVAWIVAAPTLKLKGHYLAMATLGFGIIVSIVFNEAVDATGGPSGYVGIPRLALFGYEFTSDHSYYNLMAVVLTFVVLLSLNLMKSRTGRALRALHVSEKAAASLGVDIAAHKRFVFVLSAALAGLAGVLYAHYLSFIAPASFGFGFSVQLVVMVVLGGMASVWGSVAGALFLTALPEALREFEDIDILVYGAILVLTIMFLPDGLAGGLSRLTRRLRRKAGAS
- a CDS encoding branched-chain amino acid ABC transporter permease, which encodes MFAGAPQYLVSGLTQGAAYGLIGLGFTMIFNTTGIINFAQGEFVMLGGMLSVCLLGVGLPLPLAIVLACLATAAIGGLMERLAIRPIAGAPAINAVIITIGVSILLRGGAMLAFGKDTHALPAFSGTAPILALGAAIQPQSLWVLAVTLALLAALKLFFTATIQGKAMLACSCQKKAASLVGISVARMALLSFAISGLIGATAGAILAPITMTAYDVGMMLGLKGFAACILGGLGNPFGAAAGGLVLGVLESFGAGYIASGYKDAFAFVVLLLLLFVRPSGLFGKAGVERV
- a CDS encoding ABC transporter ATP-binding protein: MLTLRNVDIHYGRVHAVRRVSLHVASGEIVALIGANGAGKTTLLSAISGVERVSGGEIEFDGKRIEAEKPERIVRLGLSHVPERRLVFGPLSVADNLLLGAYTKFRHREVAADLDEIYAMFPVLRERRDQQAAALSGGEQQMLAIGRALMARPRCLLLDEPGMGLAPQVCKEIFRHVSTLRRDKGLTVLLVEQNAKSALAVADRGYVLETGRVLLSGTSEELLANHDVRRAYLGREKDN